In Phocoena sinus isolate mPhoSin1 chromosome X, mPhoSin1.pri, whole genome shotgun sequence, a genomic segment contains:
- the LOC116747562 gene encoding diphosphoinositol polyphosphate phosphohydrolase 3-beta isoform X2, with protein MKCKPNQTRTYDPEGFKKRAACLCFRSEREDEVLLVSSSRYPDRWIVPGGGMEPEEEPGGAAVREVYEEAGVKGKLGRLLGIFEQNEDRKHRTYVYVLTVTEILEDWEDSVSIGRKREWFKIEDAIKVLQCHKPVHAEYLQKLKLGGSPTSGNSMAPSLPESDP; from the coding sequence ATGAAGTGCAAGCCGAACCAGACGCGGACCTACGACCCGGAGGGGTTCAAGAAGCGGGCGGCgtgcctgtgcttccggagcgaGCGCGAGGACGAGGTGCTGTTAGTGAGTAGCAGTCGGTACCCGGACCGCTGGATCGTGCCGGGCGGGGGCATGGAGCCCGAGGAGGAGCCGGGCGGTGCTGCAGTCCGCGAGGTGTACGAAGAGGCGGGAGTCAAGGGGAAGTTGGGCCGGCTCCTGGGCATTTTCGAGCAGAACGAAGATCGCAAGCACAGAACGTACGTGTATGTACTGACTGTCACTGAGATTCTGGAGGATTGGGAAGATTCGGTTAGCATTGGGAGGAAGCGAGAGTGGTTCAAAATCGAAGATGCGATCAAGGTTCTCCAGTGCCACAAGCCCGTGCATGCCGAATATCTGCAAAAACTAAAGCTGGGCGGTTCCCCAACCAGTGGAAACTCCATGGCCCCGTCCCTGCCAGAGAGCGATCCCTAG
- the LOC116747562 gene encoding diphosphoinositol polyphosphate phosphohydrolase 3-beta isoform X1 — translation MKCKPNQTRTYDPEGFKKRAACLCFRSEREDEVLLVSSSRYPDRWIVPGGGMEPEEEPGGAAVREVYEEAGVKGKLGRLLGIFEQNEDRKHRTYVYVLTVTEILEDWEDSVSIGRKREWFKIEDAIKVLQCHKPVHAEYLQKLKLGGSPTSGNSMAPSLPESDP, via the coding sequence ATGAAGTGCAAGCCGAACCAGACGCGGACCTACGACCCGGAGGGGTTCAAGAAGCGGGCGGCgtgcctgtgcttccggagcgaGCGCGAGGACGAGGTGCTGTTAGTGAGTAGCAGTCGGTACCCGGACCGCTGGATCGTGCCGGGCGGGGGCATGGAGCCCGAGGAGGAGCCGGGCGGTGCTGCAGTCCGCGAGGTGTACGAAGAGGCGGGAGTCAAGGGGAAGTTGGGCCGGCTCCTGGGCATTTTCGAGCAGAACGAAGATCGCAAGCACAGAACGTACGTGTATGTACTGACTGTCACTGAGATTCTGGAGGATTGGGAAGATTCGGTTAGCATTGGGAGGAAGCGAGAGTGGTTCAAAATCGAAGATGCGATCAAGGTTCTCCAGTGCCACAAGCCCGTGCATGCCGAATATCTGCAAAAACTAAAGCTGGGCGGTTCCCCAACCAGTGGAAACTCCATGGCCCCGTCCCTGCCAGAGAGCGATCCCTA